The following is a genomic window from Oncorhynchus kisutch isolate 150728-3 linkage group LG6, Okis_V2, whole genome shotgun sequence.
GAGCCGTTAAATTTTCTGACAGATGAGGAGTTACTGCGGTTTTTCCACTGTAGTAGGACAGAGATGTCGTGCATGGAGCAACCACACACATTTCTTAACCAGCTCCGACAAGGTGAGAGCAGTAGACTGGACTGCTACATTTCTATACACACACCCGCCCACTCAGTTTAAGCAAGCAGCGCTAAATTCCATCCTACCAACCACGGACCCACGCCGACGTTTTTtagatgtttgttttttttgtccGTTTTGTCCCCTTTTTAATTGGGGAGGGGTTCTGGATTGGACTAAATCGGAACCAATCACAGACGTCAATGTTTGGTTCAAATTTGTTCCGGTCTGTACTGGCCTTGATTTCAACGTCCACAGACATCTAGTCAGGGCAGGCCGTTATTTGGCCTAAACATAGACGTCTACAAATAGTTCAGATTTGGtcctgtccgggtttggcccaaaCATTGACAGATGTCTATGATAGGTTGagaaatctgaaccaatcatagacatctatgtttcacaggtttggacagcacagtgcagtaatgtagagtacagtacagtaaataaaaGTAAATAActaaactgtactctactgaattaaactctactgtactgtactctaatgtattaaactctactgtactttactgttctcaactgtactctactgaagtAAACTGTATCATACTgtgctctactatactctactgaataAAACCCTGATTAATCTGTGTAACAAAACAAATTGTAGTCTACAGAATTGATTTGGTAAAAGTATTTACCCTATTTTATATGCTCTTGAGTGTACTGTGTACACTAACACCAGTTACTGTCCTATTGCTAGCAAGTAACAGGTCTCAAAATGTTATTGTACGAGTGGAAATTGGAGTTGATGATCATTGATTCATAAGGCCTGATGTGTGTCCATAAATTCCTGCCTGTCACAGGAACTTATTGAGGTGGTGGTTGCTTCTAGAGAATCAAGTCTATCACTCCACTCCAGCCTTAATTTGACAACCCTCACAAATTGGACCATAGTTCTGTATTTGACCCCTCCTGCAGAAGCTGATTGGGATGAGGAGTAAGGAGGTGAGGGAGAAGGGTGTGTACCAGGTGTTGGACTGGGTGGAGGCAAAGACTCCCAACAGCATCAAGGTGTTCTGGAATTGTGTGTTCAGGGACCACCTCCTGCAGCAGTACCCCACGTTACGCCTGCTCCGAAACCACCTGCTGGACGGTCAGTTCTGGAGTCTTCACtcttattattgtattattatggCATTCGTTTGCATAAGTTAATATCAGTATATAATTCTACTTCCTAGTTTAATATAAATGTAGCCACAATGGTGGATGCTTAGAAGTTGAGGTTCAATGCCCTGTCAAATTTATATTCTAATTGTTTTAATTAGTTGTAAATTATTTAGGTTGCATGGTTTACTAAATTTAGCCTCCAATCCCATGCAGGGTCGTTCACATTCTATGAGAAACTGCCAAAGAAtgtggagaaggaagaggaggataaaAAGAAGGCTTCagctgaaggagaagaggaggagaaagagaaagaggaggaggaagaggagaaagaggaggaggataagaAGAAGGCTTCAGAGGAAGTAGAAGAGGAGAAGACAAGAAGGAAAAATagtaaacagaaagagagaagtggGGTGCTGAGGAGGAGCAGCCCAGCACATCCACCCAGTCCAATCCCAGTCAGAAGAGGAAAGTCCAGAATCCGACCAACTGTGAGTCCCAGGATTCATGCTGCCTTCTGGGAAAGAGGAGGACTTGAGTCAAAAAAGTCTAAAGTCCCTCTGTAACGTTTTTGGGGGGtgaaatatgtttatttttaatttcaagTCACATCTTAATGTTTGTCCGGAATGTGTCCCTGTCATGGGAATTTTACAATTCCTATATGTGTCcattaagggcagagaaagcttgttggccagtttcatctgcatataaatggatgagtgagctatgttgttgatgtaaattgagaagagcgtgggacctaggatcgagccttggaaACAtgcttggtgacaggcagtggcagagacagcagatgttctaacttaatacactgcactctttgaggtCATTAGCAAACCAGGctaaagacccctcagagacaccaatactccttagccggtctacaagaatggaatggtctaccatatcaaaagctttggccaagtcaataaaaatagcagcacaacattccTTTGAATAAGGGCAatggttgcagtgacacatccataacctgagcggaaaccagattgcataccagagagaataccaCAGACAtaaagaaagccagtcagttgattattgacaagtttttcccaCATTTTTGAAAAACAGGGCAAAAATAGAAATAGTTGGGATCAGCTTGAGCTCCCCTTTTAAATAAAGGACTAACCGTGGCTgtcttccaagcaatgggaacctccccagagaggagagacaggataaaaaggtcagagataggcttggcgatgataggggcagcaaccttaaagaagaaagggtctaaaccatctgatatgttttttggggtcaagtttaagaaGCTGCTTTAGCACCTCGGCCTCAGTGACCACCTggagggagaaactttgtagcggggcaagggaaaaagagagagatcggggctagtcgcattagaaggggtgggagatgaggaaatgttggacgggcaaggaggtatggctgagtcaaataggaatcctgacttaatgaagtggtgattaaagagttcagccatgtgcttcttgtcagtaacaactaaatcatcaactttaagggacatgggcagctgtgaggagggtttattctccaggtcttcaacctgtctaggactggggtttCGCTAGCGGGGCGctaaatacaaatcaacagaaatctcataaatctaatttctcaaacatacaagtattgggcaccattttaaagataaaagtatccttaatccagccacagtgtctgatttcaaaaatgctttacagcgaaagctccacaaacgattatgttaggtcaccaccaactcacagaaaaacccagccatttttccagccaaagagaggagtcacaaataGCACAAATAGGAATTCATgtaacacaatacatgtatgttttgttcggtaaagttcatatgtATATCccaaaatcttattttacattgctgtgttatgttcagtagttccaaaacatgcagtgatattgcagagagccacatgaattcacagaaatactcattataaatgttgatgaaaattcaagtgttatgcatggaactttagatacacttctccttaatgcaaccgctgtgtcagatttcaaaacaactttacggaaaaagcataatctgagaaagacgctcagagcccaaaccagccaaatgAAATATCTGCCATTGTTACGagaaatgagtgaggaggtgtggagtcaggcgcagagagcaaaagatgtgggaaaaaacacgctttaatgtcccggaaacataacataaaccaaaagtagaaaaacaaatgatcagaaatataaacggacagcgtgaaacccaaatacaaacaaaatacactcaaacaacaaaacagactaacaagcccgcacgaaacagaagcgggctgaacgaactatatataaccctcccctaacaaccaaacaagaaacaggtgataccaatcagacaaaaccaaaggaacacagaacaacggatcggcgatagctagtagaccggcgacgacgaccgccacccgaacaagaaggggagtcaccttcggtaatattcgtgaaaGTACCCCCCTGACGCGCAGCTTCCGCAGCGCGCCGACGCCGGCCTCGGCGACGACCCGGGGGCCGAGGCGCTGGGCGATCCGGACGGAGGCGATGGAACTCACTCAACATAGATGGATCTAGAATATccctcaccggaacccagcacctctcctccggaccgtacccctcccagtcaacgaggtactgcaagcccctcacccggcgtctcgagtccagaatagctcgtatcttgtacgccggggacccctcgatgtccagagggggcggaggaacctccggaacctcaccttcctgcatgggaccagctaccaccggcctgagaagagacacatgaaacgaggggttaatacgataatacgaaggaagtaataatcgataacaaacctcgtttattctcctcaggactttaaatggccctatacactgcggacccagcttccggcagggcaagcggaggggcaggtttcgggtcgagagccagaccctgtccccaggTGCAAACACgagggcctcactgcggtgacggtcagcGCTCTTCTTCTGCCTTATACTCGCTTGGCGTAATGACTCTTGGacagccctccaggtctccttagagcgctgcacccactcctccaccgcaggagcctcagtctggctctgatgccacggtgccaggactggctggtaccccaacacgcacTCAAATGGTGACATGTTGGTAGAGGAGTGCCTTAGTGAGTTCTGGGCTATTTCTGCCCAGGGAAtatatctcgcccactcccctggccggtcctggcaatacgaccgcagaaacctacccaccttctggttcactctctccacctgcccattactctccgggtgataccctgaggtcaggctgaccgagacccccagacgttccataaatGCCCTCCAAACACGGGAGATCAactgggggccccgatcagaaactatatcctcgggcaccccgtagtgccggaagacatgggtgaaaagagcttccgcagtctgtaggaccatagggagaccgggcaatgggataagacggcaggacttagagaaccgatccacaacgaccaggatcgttgtgttaccctgagaggggggaaggtcagtaagaaaatccaccgatagatgggtccacggccgttgtggaacgggaagAGGTTGTAATTTACCTcttggcaggtgtctaggagccttactctgggcgcacaccgaacaggaggaaacATAGAATCACACATCCCTCctcaaagtgggccaccagtacttcctctCAAGACCTCGCACTGTCCTAAAAATACCTGGGTGACCCGACGAGGGTAGACAATGAGCCCAtcgaatcaattgatcacgaaCAGCCAGGGTAGGCACGTACCTACGACCCTCCGGACACTGTGGAGGCGCAGGTTCCTCCCTtagcgcccgctcgatgtccgcgtccacatcccatactactggtgccaccagcttagctgccggaatgatgggagtaggatcgatggacctgtcctcagtgtcatagagtcttgacagcgcgtcggccttagtgttgagggaacctggtctatacGAGATAGTGAAACAAAatctggtgaaaaacatggcccaccttgcctgacgaggattcagtctcctagctgatcggatatactccaggttacggtggtcagtccagataaggaaagggtgcttagccccctcaagccagggccttaaccatagccaacaactccctatcccccacatcataattccgctccgctggcccgagcttcttcgaaaaaaaggcacaggagcggagcttcggtggcgcacccgaacgctgtgagagcaccgctccaaccccagcctcggatgcgtccacctctacTATAAACGCCAAAGAAGGGTCCGGATGCACCAACACCGGCGCCTCAGTAAACATCGCCTTCAACTTATGAAAAGCTCCgttcgcctctgctgaccactgtaaacgcaccggcccccccttcagcagtgaggtaataggggcagctacctggccaaaaccccggataaacctccggtagtaattggcaaaccccaagaaccgctgcacctcctttaccgtggtcggagtcggccaattacgcacggcctttacgcggtcaccctccattaccaacccagagctggaaatgcgataacccaggaaggaaactgaTTGCTTGGAAAACTCAAATTTCTCCGCCTtcacatacaggtcatgctccagcagtcgtctaagaaccttgcgcaccagagatACATGCGCAGTGCGTGTAGCGGAGTAGATCAAAATatcgtcaatatacaccactacaccctgtccgtgcaggtctctgagaatctcatccacGAAGGATTGAAATatagctggagcattctttaaaccgtatggcatgacgaggtactcataatggccagaagtagtgctaaatgcagttttccactcatctccatcccgaatacgcaccagattataagcACTCCTGAGATCAAGTTAGgtgaagaactgcgctccgtgaaatgattccactgccgtagcaatgagaggtagtgggtaactaaaacccaccgtgatggactttagacctctataatcaatacacggacgtaAACCAccatcttcttcacaaaaaagaaactcgaagagacaggtgacatggagggccgaatgtacccctgtcccagagcctCGGTGATATAagtttccatagccaccgtctcctcctgggacaaaggatacacatgactcctggggaGTGCAGCGTCACCCTGGAGGTTTATCACACAATCCCCCTGcctatggggtggtaattgggtcgccttctttttactgaaAACGATAGCCAAATCGTTATACTCAgctggaatgcgcacggtggaaacctggtctggactctccaccgttgtcgcaccgatggaaacccctacacacTTGCCTGAACACTCATCAGACCACCCCTGTAGAGTTCCCTGTTTCCACGAAATCGTAGGATTATGAATAGCTAGCCAGCGAATCCCCagtaccactggaaacgcaggtgaatcgataaggaacaaACTAATTCGCTCCTTGTGATTCCCCTGCGTAATCATCTCCAACGAAATTGTGGCTTTCctcaccagccctgaccctaatggtcgactatctaaagaGTGCACGGCAAAAGGGGGTCTACTTTTACTAACGGAATCCTCAACCTCTGAGCGAGTCCACGATCTATAAAGtttccagctgcgcctgaatctaccagtgccttatgctggagagaaggagaataattaaggaaacaaattaataggaacatgtgaccaacaggaaacTCTGTGAGAgtgtggtgcttactcacctggggtgaccgaggagtgttctgcctgccctctcgatTCCCAGATGAATTCCTCCAGCACCGACCAGACGTGTGCCCTCTCCCGCCACAACTGGTACAGGAGGAGCTTCCTCCTCTGATCTCCCTAGACGCGGTCCCTCCTAGCTCCATAGGGATAGGAGCAGGAGGGTCAGGAGGTAGAACTGACAGGACCCTTTCAGAACGTCCGCGAGCAGCTAGCAGATGGTCCAACCGGATCGACAGGTCTATCAGTCCATCCAGGCTAAGTGTAGTATCCCGACAGGCCAGCTCCCTACGGACGTCCTCTCTCAGGCTACATCTGtaatggtctatcagggccctgtcgttccaccctgctccagcggccaaggtccggaactccagcgcgaagtcctgcgcgctcctcgtcccctgtctGAGATGGAACAATCTCTCACCCGCCGCTCGACCTTCTGGAGGGTGATCGAACACGGCCCTGAAACGGCGGGTGAATTCCGGGTAATTGTCCTTCGCTGAGTCGGGCCCGTTCCAGACCGCAttagcccactccagggctctaccggtaaggcatgtgatgagaacccacactctctcctcttctgagGGAGCCGGCCGAACGGTGGCCAGGTAGAGGTCTAGTTGAAGCAGGAATCCCTGGCACCCCGTCGCTGCTCCATCGTCCTCCCTCGGAGGCGTAATACGCAGAGCGCTGGAACCGGATCCAGATGGGGGAGATGGTAGAGTTGCTGGTGGGAGGGTCGGTGGGGTAGTAGGGAGACCAttcctctcccatcgatccatcctctccatcatctgatcCATCGCTGATCCTAGGCGAAGGAGGATAGACGTGTGatgaaggactctctcctccatagtaggAAAAGgagtggtcgctgctcctgctgactccatatcgtggtgcgggcttctgttacgagaaatgagtgaggaggtgtggagtcaggcgcagagagaaaaagatgtgggaaaaaacacgctttaatgtcccggaaacataacatgaaccaaaagtagaaaaacaaattatcagaaatataaacggacagcgtgaaacccaaatacaaacaaaatacactcaaacaacaaaacagactaacaagcccgcacgaaacagaagcgggctgaacgaactatatataaccctcccctaacaaccaaacaagaaacaggtaataccaatcagacaaaaccaaaggaacacagaacaacggatcggcgatagctagtagaccggcgacgacgaccgccgagcgccacccgaacaagaaggggagtcaccttcggtaatattcgtgacagccatgttgcgcagtcaacattagtcataaatagcattataaatattcacttacctttgatgatcttcatcagaattcactcccaggaatcgcagttccacaatacatgtttgttttgtttgataatgtccatcatttatgtccaaatagcttattTTTATCCAAAAGCTCGTTCAGGTCCAGTCAGacaaaaagttcaaaaagttaaaTTACaagtcgaagaaacttgtcaaactaagtatagaatcaatctttaggatgtttttatcataaatgttcaataatgttccaaccggagaattccattgtctgtagaaaagcaatggaacgagagatcatgtgaaatgcgcgtgactgaGAACAGGGCTGCTGGCaaaccccttagtcaaacagctcccatccggccccccttcacagGAGAAgcatggttgacatctagtggaagccttgggaagtgcaacataacacatatcccactgtgaattcgataggggctgagttcaaaaactacaaacctcagatttcccacttcctgtttggattttttctcaggtttttgcctgacatatgagttctgttatactcacagacatcattcaaacttcagagtgttttctatgcatatattagcatttgggactgagtaggaggcagttcactctgggcacgctattcatccaaaagtgaacatgctgccccctatcccaaagaagttaaccgttttccagaacttcttggggttagacccacagagtgagaactgctccttaaagtaactcaCTTTGGCTTTCCGGATAGCCTGCGTGCACTTaattctcatttgcctgaacgagagccagtcagcctgagtatgcatgTGCCGTGCCTTTCACCAAATGCAAGCATCTTCGACacaggggatcaagctgattctataccaatttacagaggccaggtcatgaaggaaggcttgctcattaaagtttttagcaagagtctatgacaaatcaggacaggttgtttcactgagcagccattacgaacacaggctgtaaaacagtggtcactaaggtcattacagaaaacaccagactggtaCCTATCAGGactatttgtgaggataacatcgaggagagtagcattttctgggtgtttggagtcataccttgtaggattggtaataatctgagaaagatttagggagtcccattgctttaggacttggtcaggtggtttaagcatgccCCAGTTTTGGACACCttgcaggacaaattcagacttagtgtaaggggccaggagtgAGCTTAGGGCAGCTAGGGTACaagccggtgctgatggaggatgaTAACACCCCGCAACAGTCATCGAAGAGCTATTTTAAAgtgtaatgcttaaaaccagcaaatctaATTGTTTGGGGAGAGACAACTGAGCACTGAatgtgatccttggtaaagattgccactcccccacctttggaagatctgtcttgccgaaaaaggttatagCCAGAAAGGTTAAcgtcagtattcaaaacactctttcttaaccacatctcagtcatgaccaacacatctggattggagctgtgaacccacactttcaattgaccattttaggtaataagcttcttgtgttaacgtgcagaaaacccaacctttacgagagcagaaatcagtgaagcaggtATCAGAGCACAGGTCAGAATTGGGATTAGGAACAGTAGATGGGcaagggtgtacatgcacatttccagatgtCATCAACAGTAATTcaatcaaggcacggcagaggacagggagagctctgcagtgttgatttatgatatttgaatgtgcattagatggcAACAGGATCATAttatacagcaatttcatcaggtaacatgaaaaCAAAGCtggcgagaggtggttagaataggatgagGGGGCCAAAGGTCTGTGTAACCAACATAGGAATCAACATGCCACACAAAGTTGGGCCCCTTTGCAAAGTATGCTCACCTTCTAAGTCTTCTGCATTTGAAACATGTAATTAACTTAATAGAATTACATTTAGGCTGcaatatgtgactcgtttcaggaagtTAGGCGTATGTTGCgtatcactacttcacaggagcacCCTTTGAACAtaaacttttattttttttaaatgcgttTTTTGagtagaaatgccttctggaacatgtgaactttcagcCTAggtggtttagccatggaaaaagccagcaaccttcccggtagccatgattggctgagataatgagtgggctggacatgccgagagattcGGATTGGTCTTCAAtgtagcacacttctgtctataatattagctggtcagtatgtgtaggtaatcctttctaacactgcttttttgaaagatatcaagtagtagaactgcataagtgttgctctccactttccgGAGGACCGAGttctgaaatcagtggaattataGTATGataggagatggagaaaattatGGTGTTTGATTGCAATTTGCAGacagagtcgaaaagagaacacacagaatgttcacatcttcaaactaagggcatctgtgacagagagggagaagcgtccatccatgtatatgggtaagagagtctagctagctacattttcagatattatacatttctaattttgtcagaaaatcGTTTTCATTttaagttaaagtgtactgttagctagctaggtaacattagctggctggctagctagtaaCGATACGTGTATGGTCTGTGCTGTGTAGTAATGCTATTCATAT
Proteins encoded in this region:
- the LOC116374445 gene encoding uncharacterized protein C53C9.2-like, encoding MRSKEVREKGVYQVLDWVEAKTPNSIKVFWNCVFRDHLLQQYPTLRLLRNHLLDGSFTFYEKLPKNVEKEEEDKKKASAEGEEEEKEKEEEEEEKEEEDKKKASEEVEEEKTRRKNSKQKERSGVLRRSSPAHPPSPIPVRRGKSRIRPTVSPRIHAAFWERGGLESKKSKVPL